The following are from one region of the Aspergillus chevalieri M1 DNA, chromosome 1, nearly complete sequence genome:
- a CDS encoding zinc-dependent alcohol dehydrogenase family protein (COG:Q;~EggNog:ENOG410PHTQ;~InterPro:IPR013154,IPR013149,IPR036291,IPR011032, IPR020843;~PFAM:PF00107,PF08240,PF13602;~go_function: GO:0016491 - oxidoreductase activity [Evidence IEA];~go_process: GO:0055114 - oxidation-reduction process [Evidence IEA]), with the protein MPLRQNRVHRCKNPISISSQSTTIFTTMAPAKTQQWTVLDKENGFDSLTFGEADVPKVGENEVLVKFYAASLNYRDLIIPKGMYPFALNFPVVPGSDGAGEVVEVGSKVAQFKQGDKVATLFNQGHQYGPIDIPAAQTGLGGVIDGTLRQYGVFNENGLVKTPKNLNYLESSTLSCAALTSWNALYGLRPLKPGETVLVQGTGGVSMFALQFAKAAGATVIATTSTEAKAQKLKQLGADYIINYKSDPNWGQTARKFTPNNAGVDHIVEIGGTGTLSQSFKAIKFEGVISIIGFLDGADPKGQPSILDSLSHICTVRGVYVGSKALMNDMVKAIEANDIRPVVDEKVFTLEQAREAYEYMWAQKHFGKLTIKVN; encoded by the exons ATGCCCCTCCGTCAAAACCGAGTTCACCGCTGCAAAAACCCAATCTCAATTTCTTCACAGAGTACTACGATATTTACAACAATGGCGCCCGCAAAGACACAGCAGTGGACCGTCCTGGACAAGGAGAACGGCTTTGACAGCCTTACCTTTGGCGAAGCAGACGTCCCCAAGGTCGGCGAGAATGAGGTGCTGGTCAAGTTCTACGCGGCCTCGCTGAACTACCGTGACCTGATCATTCCCAAG GGAATGTACCCCTTCGCCCTCAACTTCCCGGTCGTCCCAGGTTCCGACGGTGCTGGTGAGGTCGTTGAAGTCGGATCCAAGGTCGCGCAATTCAAGCAGGGTGACAAGGTGGCTACCCTGTTCAACCAGGGTCACCAGTACGGTCCTATCGACATCCCCGCTGCTCAGACCGGTCTCGGTGGTGTCATTGACGGTACTCTGCGCCAATACGGTGTTTTCAACGAGAACGGTCTTGTCAAGACCCCCAAGAACCTCAACTACCTCGAGTCGAGCACTCTCAGCTGTGCCGCTCTTACTAGCTGGAACGCCCTGTACGGTCTGAGGCCATTGAAGCCGGGTGAGACTGTCCTGGTGCAGGGAACTGGTGGTGTTAGCATGTTCGCATTGCAG TTCGCCAAAGCCGCCGGTGCGACCGTCATTGCTACTACCTCTACCGAAGCGAAGGCCCAGAagctgaagcagctcggTGCCGATTACATTATCAACTACAAGTCCGACCCCAACTGGGGCCAGACGGCTCGCAAGTTCACCCCCAACAACGCTGGTGTCGATCACATTGTCGAGATTGGCGGTACTGGCACTCTTTCCCAGAGTTTCAAGGCCATCAAATTTGAGGGTGTGATCAGTATCATCGGCTTCCTCGATGGTGCGGACCCCAAGGGCCAGCCCAGCATCCTGGACTCGTTGAGCCACATCTGTACCGTGCGGGGTGTCTACGTCGGCAGCAAGGCCTTAATGAACGACATGGTCAAGGCCATTGAGGCCAACGACATCCGCCCGGTGGTTGACGAGAAGGTTTTCACTTTGGAGCAGGCCCGTGAGGCTTATGAGTACATG TGGGCTCAAAAGCACTTTGGCAAGTTGACCATCAAGGTCAACTAA
- a CDS encoding putative raffinose synthase protein Sip1 (COG:S;~EggNog:ENOG410PGI5;~InterPro:IPR017853,IPR008811,IPR013785;~go_function: GO:0003824 - catalytic activity [Evidence IEA]): protein MQVNTTEPFSLPILGPQPHQKQQKKPASQLRFIRPAQMSLFARVSCYPPLGQVTCPQRIQKALELEKDDTLRFTVVIESSVSFPEQPWESEIYHTISTTPATSTTTTYSSNTPSSAPEWKSLPLRKVSTSRAPMLNAQKGEYDYYRTVFTEEITLPNQGGYAQFTVKYRSSPNSPWQWVNQQKPEEVRNGELVFAPRDQSALAIANTAAATAAASGAGGAGGGGMSGTQSTPSWYSAPTPSYSSSSASSGGRSELGKYFENLSSEVEVESRVSEAVNSVLWQVSGSVPPAGETESTVKEVVLGVPSSVVRNFSLVRIWTPWLGPRHGRKTFQLTEDAVLCSFLRTDGTHLVLLGVSGVDHMLTLFRSGEKGEVIVKAQSDNTETTKFKVLAAVAYDFEVAMSAVMYEARKLVRVASQGSQEEEKKDEKSEEKPAEEEERPSSSASPTGDDLVMVEKDPKVQWLTEWYDGLTYCTWNGLGQNLTEEKILHALDALKSHGIKIVNLIIDDNWQTLDNEGDSQFKRRWTQFEGNPRAFPEGLRQTVQAIRQRQPSIEHIAVWHALFGYWGGISPNGDLAQRFKTKEVKIKDPAAGAPLPHAFDNGVLLAIEPEDIQTFYDEFYSYLTSVGIDSVKTDAQFFLDLLATPEDRRRFIPSYQDAWSIASLKHFSTRSISCMSTFPQAIFHSQLPTNKPSIPLRNSDDFFPAIKTSHPWHVFCNAHNTLLTRFLNVLPDWDMFQTSHPYASFHAAARCVSGGPIYITDEPGKHDLAVLNQMTAPTTHGTTVILRPSIVGRAMDIYHDYNEGHVLPVGTYTGPARTGSGILGLFNIQDSESCKLVCLRDFPGIHEGSNGHYVVRAHTSGRVSDPMHPADEDSLVMVELGQKGWEILTSYPTHSFTLRGSRGCGSKTSNLTHVAVLGLLGKMTGAAAIVSYDVFIVENGRLRFDIALKALGTLGIYFSDLEDHSIARNFMVMISGRAVPRRTVWKEGGEGSRVLAVDVLGAWRGMGLDSGWGNEAVVQVFVG from the exons ATGCAGGTCAACACCACCGAACCATTCTCCCTCCCCATTCTCGGGCCTCAACCCCACCAAAAACAGCAGAAGAAACCAGCATCGCAGCTACGCTTCATCCGTCCAGCACAGATGAGCCTGTTTGCTCGAGTATCCTGTTATCCGCCGCTGGGACAGGTAACATGTCCGCAGAGGATCCAGAAGGCGTTAGAGTTGGAGAAGGATGATACG CTCCGGTTCACTGTGGTCATTGAATCAAGCGTCTCATTCCCAGAACAGCCATGGGAATCTGAGATCTACCATACCATCAGCACCACACCTGctaccagcaccaccacgaccTACAGTAGCAACACCCCCAGCAGCGCACCAGAATGGAAATCCCTCCCTCTCCGCAAAGTATCCACATCCAGAGCCCCAATGCTAAACGCCCAGAAAGGAGAATACGACTACTACCGCACCGTCTTCACAGAGGAAATCACCCTCCCGAACCAGGGCGGCTACGCGCAGTTCACAGTCAAGTACCGCTCCAGCCCCAACTCACCCTGGCAATGGGTCAACCAGCAGAAACCAGAGGAAGTCAGGAATGGGGAGTTGGTATTTGCGCCGAGGGATCAGAGTGCGCTTGCGATTGCTAATACTGCGGCTGCGACCGCTGCCGCGAGTGGTGCTggcggtgctggtggtggaggtATGTCGGGGACTCAGTCTACTCCGTCATGGTACTCGGCGCCGACGCCTTCGTACTCATCGTCATCGGCATCGTCGGGGGGTAGAAGTGAATTGGGGAAGTATTTCGAGAATCTGTCAtcggaggttgaggttgagtCGCGCGTGAGTGAGGCTGTTAATTCGGTGCTGTGGCAGGTATCTGGGAGTGTACCTCCAGCTGGGGAGACGGAGTCTACGGTTAAGGAGGTCGTGCTTGGTGTGCCGTCGTCTGTCGTGCGGAATTTCTCGCTGGTGCGGATATGGACGCCTTGGTTGGGGCCGAGGCATGGGAGGAAGACGTTTCAGTTGACGGAGGATGCAGTTCTGTGCTCATTTTTGAGGACGGATGGGACGCATCTTGTTCTTTTGGGGGTGTCTGGTGTTGATCATATGTTGACGCTGTTTCGGTCTGGTGAGAAGGGGGAGGTTATTGTCAAGGCTCAGAGTGACAATACGGAGACGACCAAGTTTAAGGTTCTGGCTGCTGTTGCTTACGATTTTGAAGTTGCTATGAGTGCTGTGATGTATGAAGCACGAAAGCTTGTCCGGGTCGCAAGCCAGGGGAgccaggaagaggagaagaaggatgagaagagcGAAGAAAAACCagctgaggaggaagaacgCCCGTCGAGCTCTGCATCGCCTACCGGAGACGACCTTGTTATGGTAGAGAAAGACCCTAAAGTGCAATGGCTAACGGAGTGGTACGACGGCCTGACGTACTGTACCTGGAACGGGCTGGGCCAGAACCTGACGGAGGAGAAGATCCTGCATGCCCTAGACGCACTGAAGTCCCACGGCATCAAGATAGTCAACCTCATTATCGACGATAACTGGCAAACCCTGGACAATGAAGGCGACTCGCAATTCAAACGGCGTTGGACGCAGTTCGAAGGTAACCCTCGCGCGTTCCCTGAAGGACTAAGACAAACCGTCCAGGCCATCCGACAGCGCCAACCAAGCATTGAGCATATCGCCGTCTGGCACGCCCTCTTCGGCTACTGGGGTGGCATCTCCCCCAATGGTGATCTCGCCCAGCGCTTCAAAACCAAAGAAGTCAAGATCAAGGACCCAGCCGCCGGAGCACCACTACCCCATGCCTTCGACAACGGCGTCCTGCTCGCCATCGAACCAGAAGACATCCAAACCTTCTACGACGAGTTCTACTCCTACCTAACCTCCGTCGGGATCGACTCCGTCAAAACAGACGCCCAATTCTTCCTAGATCTACTAGCAACTCCCGAAGACCGCCGCCGCTTCATCCCTTCCTACCAAGACGCCTGGTCTATCGCCTCCCTGAAACACTTCAGCACAAgatccatctcctgcatgTCCACCTTCCCACAGGCAATTTTCCACTCCCAGCTTCCCACAAACAAACCATCCATTCCCCTCCGCAACTCAGACGACTTCTTCCCAGCAATCAAGACAAGCCATCCATGGCACGTCTTCTGCAACGCCCACAACACCCTCCTCACCCGCTTCCTCAATGTCCTCCCAGACTGGGACATGTTCCAAACCTCCCACCCTTACGCCTCCTTCCACGCCGCCGCGCGCTGCGTCTCTGGCGGCCCAATCTACATCACCGACGAACCAGGCAAACATGACCTTGCCGTCCTCAACCAAATGACCGCCCCAACAACCCACGGCACAACCGTCATCCTCCGCCCCAGCATCGTCGGCCGCGCAATGGACATATACCACGACTACAATGAGGGCCACGTCCTCCCCGTAGGCACATACACAGGTCCAGCACGAACGGGGAGCGGAATCCTGGGCCTCTTCAACATCCAAGACTCCGAATCATGCAAACTCGTGTGCCTGAGAGATTTCCCAGGTATCCACGAGGGTTCGAACGGCCACTATGTCGTCCGCGCGCATACCAGCGGGCGCGTCTCCGACCCCATGCACCCCGCAGATGAAGACTCCCTCGTCATGGTCGAGCTCGGTCAAAAGGGCTGGGAAATTTTAACCTCCTACCCCACGCACTCCTTCACGCTGCGCGGGAGTCGCGGCTGCGGCTCTAAAACGAGTAACCTCACGCACGTCGCTGTCCTAGGCTTACTGGGTAAAATGACCGGTGCGGCAGCGATAGTCAGCTACGATGTGTTTATTGTTGAAAATGGACGGTTGAGGTTCGATATCGCGCTGAAGGCGCTGGGGACGCTGGGGATTTATTTCTCTGATTTGGAAGATCATAGTATTGCGAGGAACTTTATGGTGATGATTTCTGGGAGGGCGGTGCCGAGGAGGACGGTTTGGAAGGAGGGGGGTGAGGGGAGTAGGGTTTTGGCGGTTGATGTGTTGGGTGCGTGGAGGGGGATGGGGTTGGATAGTGGATGGGGGAATGAGGCTGTTGTGCAGGTTTTTGTTGGTTGA
- a CDS encoding aldo/keto reductase (COG:C;~EggNog:ENOG410PFVQ;~InterPro:IPR018170,IPR020471,IPR036812,IPR023210;~PFAM:PF00248;~go_function: GO:0016491 - oxidoreductase activity [Evidence IEA];~go_process: GO:0055114 - oxidation-reduction process [Evidence IEA]) has product MSTFKLNSGYDIPVVGLGTWLSKPHEVENAVEHALKTGYRHIDAAACYLNETEVGSGWKKSGVPREEIFITSKLWNTHHHPENVEEAVNKTLSDLQTDYLDLYLVHWPVAFEHTNETLTPLDPVTKRFRLADVPISDTWAALEKLVKAGKIRSIGVSNLTVDKIQELLHTAEIPPAVNQIEAHPYLQQPALFQFLKEKNILPVAYSPLGNNIYNAPRVVDDSTVIEIAKKLEKDPAAVLISWAVQRGSSVLPKSVTPSRIESNFQVFTIPNAEFETLNQLDRNQRYNYPFRWGIDIFGELGPEEAERRAEEFAAKQRESS; this is encoded by the exons ATGTCGACCTTCAAGCTCAACTCTGGATACGATATTCCCGTCGTCGGACTGGGAACATGG CTATCCAAACCACATGAAGTCGAGAACGCCGTCGAACATGCCCTCAAAACCGGATATCGCCATATTGACGCCGCTGCATGCTACCTGAACGAGACCGAAGTGGGAAGTGGTTGGAAGAAATCGGGCGTACCGCGCGAGGAGATCTTT ATCACCAGCAAGCTGTGGAATACGCACCATCACCCAGAGAATGTGGAAGAAGCCGTCAACAAGACCCTAAGCGATCTCCAGACGGACTACCTCGATTTGTACCTG GTCCACTGGCCAGTTGCATTCGAACATACCAACGAGACCCTTACCCCCCTAGACCCCGTCACCAAACGATTCCGTCTAGCAGACGTCCCCATCTCCGATACATGGGCAGCTCTTGAGAAGCTCGTCAAGGCGGGCAAAATCCGCAGCATCGGTGTGAGCAACCTCACTGTTGACAAGATTCAGGAATTGCTCCACACAGCAGAGATTCCTCCTGCTGTGAACCAGATCGAGGCGCATCCTTATTTGCAGCAGCCGGCGCTGTTCCAGTTTCTGAAGGAAAAG AACATTCTGCCTGTTGCTTACAGCCCGCTTGGTAACAACATTTACAACGCCCCGCG CGTCGTCGACGATTCAACCGTTATAGAAATCGCAAAGAAGCTCGAAAAAGACCCAGCCGCAGTGTTGATCTCCTGGGCCGTTCAGCGGGGAAGCTCTGTCCTACCAAAGAGCGTTACTCCGTCGCGGATTGAAAGCAACTTTCAAG TCTTTACGATCCCTAACGCCGAATTTGAGACGCTTAATCAACTCGACCGAAACCAGCGGTACAACTACCCATTCCGCTGGGGAATCGATATCTTTGGCGAGCTTGGCCCTGAGGAAGCCGAACGACGTGCTGAGGAGTTCGCTGCGAAGCAGAGGGAGAGTTCATGA
- a CDS encoding N-terminal L-serine N(alpha)-acetyltransferase NAT4 (COG:S;~EggNog:ENOG410PRMC;~InterPro:IPR016181,IPR039949,IPR000182;~PFAM:PF13508,PF08445,PF00583;~go_function: GO:0008080 - N-acetyltransferase activity [Evidence IEA];~go_function: GO:0010485 - H4 histone acetyltransferase activity [Evidence IEA];~go_function: GO:0043998 - H2A histone acetyltransferase activity [Evidence IEA]) produces the protein MPPSVQDGRVTKNKSSLRRSSTRQTSQSDKESKEYKQNQPLPLVERTNALSIEQFKSTYAPTISEPFRLKTSTYKSKDDSTPNKSKEMDYVLGLYTAKTIPSTDFEACFGLIELTSSNAYNGSSMGWSPSKKRKEMKLPDMKYLIARRGARNSDNTSAKEPILGFLSFMVTYEDGKEVIYCYEIHLSPEAQGLGLGRQLMLTCEDIGQRVGLEKTMLTVFKSNTKAMRFYERCGFEVDEYSPQPRRLRNGTVKEPDYLILSKMLDNNDPWQTD, from the exons ATGCCACCGTCCGTCCAGGACGGCCGAGTCACCAAGAACAAATCGTCATTGCGGCGTTCCTCAACGCGACAGACAAGTCAGTCCGACAAAGAAAGTAAAGAATATAAGC AAAACCAACCACTCCCCCTAGTTGAACGCACCAATGCCCTCTCAATCGAGCAATTCAAATCAACCTACGCGCCAACGATCTCTGAACCATTCAGGTTGAAAACTTCTACATATAAAAGCAAAGATGACTCTACTCCCAACAAATCCAAAGAAATGGACTACGTGCTAGGTCTCTACACCGCAAAGACCATCCCCTCCACGGACTTCGAGGCCTGCTTTGGTCTTATCGAGTTGACTTCTTCAAATGCTTACAATGGATCTAGTATGGGGTGGTCACCGTCAAAAAAACGGAAGGAGATGAAGTTGCCTGATATGAAGTACCTGATTGCGCGTCGGGGTGCTAGAAATTCAGACAACACGTCTGCAAAGGAGCCGATTCTAGGATTCCTTTCGTTCATGGTTACATATGAGGATGGGAAAGAGGTCATCTATTGCTATGAGATCCACCTATCACCAGAAGCACAAGGTCTGGGTCTAGGGAGGCAGCTGATGCTGACGTGCGAGGATATCGGACAGCGCGTGGGCCTCGAGAAGACCATGTTGACTGTCTTCAAGTCGAATACAAAGGCAATGCGCTTTTATGAGCGTTGCGGGTTTGAAGTGGACGAATACTCTCCGCAACCGCGGAGGCTGCGGAATGGTACGGTGAAGGAACCTGATTATTTGATCTTGTCCAAGATGTTGGACAATAATGATCCGTGGCAGACCGATTGA
- a CDS encoding uncharacterized protein (COG:S;~EggNog:ENOG410PMS3;~InterPro:IPR014144;~PFAM:PF13298), with translation MKRTLSADKETLSSPAKKECHEGNGNLPIITSLDAPISPPRRRSRSDKPPPIPPSIPHGSIDTAEVASTTSTSSLPNLAAIEAGQVQVKDHLSIFSSRLSQCTRPSTSTAVPRLQITDWTDLYQRNERPHGRHFVVHQHDHPIAGPHYDLRLQFSDSSSVSWSVMYGLPGDPNSRRLNRNATETRVHCYWNHLIETASPNTGSMIIWDTGEYEVLSYQMESNMLETDDSRSVSSESDGPAQYHKSECEKLWEAFHNRKIRLRLHGTRLPPNYTIILRQDKTTHQTPFRMPQKRRRRARPKVQSQPTLTSSDSSPSSPPSPSYKPPDQPSTTHKSNPEPPESSTKADSDDDKAEHQIRLNNAYPGSTNTIGSIHQRRWFITLDRVNSGFEYQSGKKMWIRKKDPDTGGLMGFEPFYFRGPEKERSVVTGRLGSDVLKDEGVQGFTPRRGWRPVLK, from the exons ATGAAACGCACCCTGAGTGCGGACAAGGAGACATTAAGTTCCCCAGCAAAGAAAGAATGCCACGAGGGAAACGGAAATCTGCCCATCATTACTAGCCTGGATGCTCCTATCTCTCCTCCAAGACGACGTTCACGTTCTGATAAACCGCCTCCAATTCCACCATCAATACCACATGGAAGCATAGATACGGCTGAAGTAGCGTCCACGACTAGCACGAGTTCACTTCCAAACCTAGCAGCAATCGAAGCCGGCCAAGTTCAAGTCAAAGATCATTTGAGCATCTTCTCCTCTCGGCTGAGTCAGTGCACTCGTCCGTCGACATCAACAGCGGTACCCCGTCTTCAGATCACAGACTGGACAGATTTGTATCAGCGCAATGAACGGCCCCACGGGAGACATTTCGTGGTTCACCAACACGACCATCCCATCGCAGGACCGCATTATGATCTCAGGCTGCAGTTTTCAGACTCTAGTTCTGTTAGTTGGTCTGTTATGTATGGATTACCGGGAGATCCAAACAGTCGAAGGTTGAATCGGAATGCGACTGAGACGAGGGTGCATTGTTATTGG AACCACCTTATTGAAACAGCTTCTCCAAACACGGGGAGTATGATTATTTGGGATACGGGCGAGTATGAAGTACTGTCCTATCAGATGGAATCGAATATGCTGGAGACGGACGACTCTCGTTCTGTGAGCTCGGAAAGTGACGGTCCTGCGCAATATCATAAGAGCGAGTGCGAGAAGCTCTGGGAAGCGTTTCATAAT CGCAAAATCCGTCTACGATTACATGGAACCCGTCTACCACCAAACTACACCATCATCCTACGACAAGACAAAACCACACACCAAACACCATTCCGAATGCCTCAGAAGCGACGCAGACGTGCCCGGCCAAAAGTACAGAGCCAACCGACCCTCACCTCTTCTGAttcctctccttcatcgccgccatcgccatcTTATAAACCGCCAGACCAACCATCAACAACACACAAATCTAACCCCGAACCCCCAGAATCCAGCACAAAAGCAGACTCAGACGACGACAAAGCGGAGCACCAAATTCGCCTCAACAATGCTTACCCCGGCTCAACGAATACAATAGGCTCTATACACCAACGACGATGGTTTATAACGCTGGATCGTGTTAATTCTGGTTTCGAATATCAGTCAGGGAAGAAAATGTGGATCCGGAAGAAGGATCCGGATACTGGGGGATTAATGGGCTTTGAACCATTCTATTTCAGAGGCCCTGAGAAGGAGCGAAGTGTGGTTACGGGGAGGTTGGGAAGTGATGTCCTCAAAGACGAAGGAGTGCAAGGATTTACACCGAGACGAGGATGGAGGCCTGTATTGAAATGA